A genomic stretch from Pseudooceanicola aestuarii includes:
- a CDS encoding ABC transporter ATP-binding protein: MPDPRTDQPVLSVRDLRVATMGRRPAEILKGISFDIAPGETLCLVGESGSGKSVTSLVTMDLLPAGELQVTAGRAALNGEDITAASPARTKALRGAEMAMIFQEPMTALNPVLPIGLQMDEIYKAHRRMSAPERKTAAIAAFESVNLPDPARIYDSYPHQLSGGQRQRVMIAMALALKPKLLIADEPTTALDVTTQKQILELIRRLQEEMNTAVLFITHDMGVVVDIADRVCVMRHGEVVEAGTTEQVLRQPQEQYTRDLLAAVPALTPRPARAQEAPDHVLELIAVNKVFAFRPFLDKLLRRPGHRVHAVSDVSFRLDRGRTLGIVGESGSGKSTVARCVLRLEDPTSGAILVNGHDIAALEGQAALAPARRAVQMIFQDPNRSLNPRLTTGDSLIEGALNAGEPRAQALDRAAELLDVVGLPRDALLRYPHQFSGGQRQRIAIARALMMSPDVIVADEAVSALDVSVQAQVLDLLAEVQARRNLALLFITHDLRVAAQICDDVMVMRRGEVVEFGPAGQVLSAPQHSYTRALLEAAPGRDWDFARGRRVGEPA; this comes from the coding sequence ATGCCTGATCCCCGGACTGACCAGCCCGTCCTGTCGGTGCGTGACCTGCGGGTCGCCACCATGGGCCGCCGCCCGGCGGAGATCCTCAAGGGGATTTCCTTTGACATCGCGCCGGGTGAAACGCTCTGCCTTGTCGGCGAAAGCGGCTCCGGCAAATCCGTCACCTCGCTTGTGACGATGGATCTGCTGCCTGCGGGGGAGTTGCAGGTGACCGCTGGCCGCGCGGCGCTGAACGGCGAGGACATCACCGCCGCCAGCCCGGCACGGACGAAAGCCCTGCGCGGGGCCGAGATGGCAATGATCTTTCAGGAGCCCATGACAGCGCTGAACCCGGTGCTGCCCATCGGGTTGCAGATGGACGAAATCTACAAAGCGCACCGCCGGATGAGCGCACCCGAGCGCAAGACCGCCGCCATCGCAGCGTTCGAAAGCGTCAACCTGCCGGACCCGGCCCGTATCTACGACAGCTACCCGCACCAATTGTCGGGCGGCCAGCGTCAGCGGGTGATGATCGCGATGGCATTGGCGCTGAAGCCGAAACTGCTGATCGCGGACGAACCGACAACGGCGCTGGACGTCACCACCCAGAAGCAGATCCTGGAGCTGATCCGCAGACTGCAGGAGGAGATGAACACGGCCGTTCTGTTCATCACCCATGACATGGGCGTGGTGGTGGATATCGCCGATCGCGTCTGCGTCATGCGCCACGGCGAGGTGGTCGAGGCCGGAACGACCGAACAGGTGCTGCGCCAGCCGCAGGAGCAATACACCCGCGATCTGCTGGCCGCTGTCCCCGCCCTGACGCCCCGGCCCGCCCGCGCGCAGGAGGCCCCGGATCATGTGCTGGAGCTGATCGCGGTCAACAAGGTCTTTGCGTTCCGCCCCTTCCTGGACAAGCTGTTGCGCCGCCCCGGTCATCGGGTTCATGCGGTCAGCGATGTCAGTTTTCGCCTGGACCGGGGGCGCACCCTGGGGATTGTCGGCGAAAGCGGCTCTGGCAAGTCCACCGTGGCGCGGTGCGTGCTTCGGCTGGAGGATCCGACCTCCGGCGCGATCCTGGTCAACGGCCACGACATCGCCGCGTTGGAGGGGCAGGCGGCCCTGGCCCCGGCCCGTCGCGCGGTGCAGATGATCTTTCAGGATCCCAACCGCTCGCTCAACCCGCGATTGACGACCGGCGACAGCCTGATCGAAGGCGCGCTGAACGCCGGTGAGCCGCGCGCCCAGGCGCTGGACCGCGCGGCCGAGCTGCTGGACGTGGTGGGCCTGCCGCGTGATGCGCTCTTGCGGTATCCGCACCAGTTCTCCGGCGGGCAGCGCCAGCGTATCGCCATTGCCCGCGCGCTGATGATGTCGCCGGACGTGATTGTCGCGGACGAGGCCGTCTCGGCCCTTGATGTCTCCGTTCAGGCGCAGGTGCTGGATCTGCTGGCAGAGGTGCAGGCACGGCGCAATCTTGCGCTATTGTTCATCACCCATGATCTGCGCGTCGCGGCGCAGATCTGCGATGATGTGATGGTGATGCGGCGCGGGGAGGTCGTGGAATTCGGCCCGGCCGGGCAGGTTCTGTCCGCCCCGCAGCATTCCTACACCCGCGCGTTGCTGGAGGCCGCCCCCGGCCGGGATTGGGATTTCGCCAGGGGCCGCCGCGTGGGGGAGCCCGCATGA
- a CDS encoding ABC transporter permease, translating into MSLTTSAAAPRKRLMETPPHWTTVLALVVLLAIVAMALFAPRLANFAPTELNAMMRLKPADGTYWMGTDSFGRDLYSRVVHGARVSLMVGGGVALGAILIGLPLGLLAGWFRGLDAVLMRAMDGLMAIPGILLAIAIVALTKAGLGTVIIAIMLPEIPQVVRLVRARVLATRSETFVEAAVLLGTRPLRMIWRHLLPATIAPLIVQGTYIYASAILTEAALSFLGVGIGTETPTWGNIMAEGRLYFAMNPWLVYWPAIVLSLCILSINLLGDTLRDRLDPKMKGRS; encoded by the coding sequence ATGAGCCTGACGACAAGCGCCGCCGCGCCCCGCAAGCGCCTGATGGAAACACCGCCGCATTGGACCACGGTGCTGGCCCTGGTCGTGCTGCTGGCGATCGTTGCCATGGCCCTTTTTGCGCCGCGCCTGGCCAATTTCGCCCCGACCGAACTGAATGCGATGATGCGGCTGAAACCTGCGGACGGCACCTACTGGATGGGCACCGACAGCTTTGGCCGCGATCTCTATTCCCGCGTGGTCCATGGCGCGCGCGTCTCGCTGATGGTCGGGGGGGGCGTGGCCCTGGGCGCCATCCTCATCGGCCTCCCGCTGGGGCTGCTTGCTGGCTGGTTCCGGGGATTGGATGCTGTCCTGATGCGGGCCATGGACGGGTTGATGGCAATCCCCGGCATTCTGCTGGCCATCGCCATCGTCGCGTTGACCAAGGCCGGGCTGGGCACCGTTATCATCGCCATCATGCTGCCCGAGATCCCGCAGGTTGTCCGGCTTGTGCGGGCCAGGGTCCTGGCCACCCGTTCCGAAACCTTCGTGGAGGCGGCCGTTCTGTTGGGCACCCGGCCGCTGCGGATGATCTGGCGCCACCTTCTGCCCGCGACCATTGCGCCGCTGATCGTGCAGGGCACGTATATCTATGCCTCCGCCATCCTGACCGAGGCGGCGCTGTCCTTTCTCGGCGTCGGGATCGGCACCGAAACCCCGACCTGGGGCAACATCATGGCCGAGGGGCGGCTCTATTTCGCGATGAATCCCTGGCTGGTCTACTGGCCCGCCATTGTCCTGTCGCTGTGCATCCTGTCGATCAACCTGCTGGGCGACACCCTGCGCGACCGGCTGGACCCCAAGATGAAAGGACGTTCGTGA